A single genomic interval of Notolabrus celidotus isolate fNotCel1 chromosome 13, fNotCel1.pri, whole genome shotgun sequence harbors:
- the trdn gene encoding triadin isoform X3, which translates to MFGYYCYWRLEPSSAMSSPTNSKEASPSPQTNHRTFLDDVILTFTSPMAWLLVVALVITWSAVAIVLFDLLDYKTLAGTASLPPPAAIAKRAMRARGGARPIRSSPAVVPADVAAQESADWLEMIWSFVASLVAPEDEEEAFHSEEL; encoded by the exons ATGTTCGGATACTACTGTTACTGGAGGTTGGAG CCCTCCTCAGCAATGAGCAGTCCAACAAACAGCAAGGAGGCAAGCCCTTCACCTCAGACCAATCATAGAACATTTTTGGATGATGTCATCCTGACCTTCACTTCACCAATGGCCTGGTTGCTGGTCGTGGCTCTGGTGATCACATGGTCGGCAGTCGCCATCGTACTTTTTGATCTGCTGGACTATAAAACTCTGGCAGGTACAGCAA gtctccctcctcctgctgccaTCGCCAAGAGAGCAATGAGGGCTAGAG GTGGTGCTCGTCCAATTAGATCAAGCCCTGCTGTGGTCCCAGCTGATGTTGCAGCTCAGGAGAGCGCTGATTGGTTGGAGATGATTTGGTCTTTTGTTGCCAGTTTGGTGGCtcctgaggatgaggaggaag CTTTCCACTCGGAGGAGCTCTGA
- the trdn gene encoding triadin isoform X1, producing the protein MFGYYCYWRLEPSSAMSSPTNSKEASPSPQTNHRTFLDDVILTFTSPMAWLLVVALVITWSAVAIVLFDLLDYKTLAGTASLPPPAAIAKRAMRARGGARPIRSSPAVVPADVAAQESADWLEMIWSFVASLVAPEDEEEGIHQLTETLTSFHSEEL; encoded by the exons ATGTTCGGATACTACTGTTACTGGAGGTTGGAG CCCTCCTCAGCAATGAGCAGTCCAACAAACAGCAAGGAGGCAAGCCCTTCACCTCAGACCAATCATAGAACATTTTTGGATGATGTCATCCTGACCTTCACTTCACCAATGGCCTGGTTGCTGGTCGTGGCTCTGGTGATCACATGGTCGGCAGTCGCCATCGTACTTTTTGATCTGCTGGACTATAAAACTCTGGCAGGTACAGCAA gtctccctcctcctgctgccaTCGCCAAGAGAGCAATGAGGGCTAGAG GTGGTGCTCGTCCAATTAGATCAAGCCCTGCTGTGGTCCCAGCTGATGTTGCAGCTCAGGAGAGCGCTGATTGGTTGGAGATGATTTGGTCTTTTGTTGCCAGTTTGGTGGCtcctgaggatgaggaggaaggtaTTCACCAGCTAACTGAAACCCTCACAT CTTTCCACTCGGAGGAGCTCTGA
- the trdn gene encoding triadin isoform X2, with translation MFGYYCYWRLEPSSAMSSPTNSKEASPSPQTNHRTFLDDVILTFTSPMAWLLVVALVITWSAVAIVLFDLLDYKTLAGLPPPAAIAKRAMRARGGARPIRSSPAVVPADVAAQESADWLEMIWSFVASLVAPEDEEEGIHQLTETLTSFHSEEL, from the exons ATGTTCGGATACTACTGTTACTGGAGGTTGGAG CCCTCCTCAGCAATGAGCAGTCCAACAAACAGCAAGGAGGCAAGCCCTTCACCTCAGACCAATCATAGAACATTTTTGGATGATGTCATCCTGACCTTCACTTCACCAATGGCCTGGTTGCTGGTCGTGGCTCTGGTGATCACATGGTCGGCAGTCGCCATCGTACTTTTTGATCTGCTGGACTATAAAACTCTGGCAG gtctccctcctcctgctgccaTCGCCAAGAGAGCAATGAGGGCTAGAG GTGGTGCTCGTCCAATTAGATCAAGCCCTGCTGTGGTCCCAGCTGATGTTGCAGCTCAGGAGAGCGCTGATTGGTTGGAGATGATTTGGTCTTTTGTTGCCAGTTTGGTGGCtcctgaggatgaggaggaaggtaTTCACCAGCTAACTGAAACCCTCACAT CTTTCCACTCGGAGGAGCTCTGA
- the trdn gene encoding triadin isoform X4: MSSPTNSKEASPSPQTNHRTFLDDVILTFTSPMAWLLVVALVITWSAVAIVLFDLLDYKTLAGTASLPPPAAIAKRAMRARGGARPIRSSPAVVPADVAAQESADWLEMIWSFVASLVAPEDEEEGIHQLTETLTSFHSEEL, encoded by the exons ATGAGCAGTCCAACAAACAGCAAGGAGGCAAGCCCTTCACCTCAGACCAATCATAGAACATTTTTGGATGATGTCATCCTGACCTTCACTTCACCAATGGCCTGGTTGCTGGTCGTGGCTCTGGTGATCACATGGTCGGCAGTCGCCATCGTACTTTTTGATCTGCTGGACTATAAAACTCTGGCAGGTACAGCAA gtctccctcctcctgctgccaTCGCCAAGAGAGCAATGAGGGCTAGAG GTGGTGCTCGTCCAATTAGATCAAGCCCTGCTGTGGTCCCAGCTGATGTTGCAGCTCAGGAGAGCGCTGATTGGTTGGAGATGATTTGGTCTTTTGTTGCCAGTTTGGTGGCtcctgaggatgaggaggaaggtaTTCACCAGCTAACTGAAACCCTCACAT CTTTCCACTCGGAGGAGCTCTGA